The sequence below is a genomic window from Lodderomyces elongisporus chromosome 2, complete sequence.
CTTGTGCATGCTCGTTTCACACTTCTTTCCATATGCCAAATCTTTCATCTCGACATAATTACGCGGTTCGCAAAATTCACCTTGGTATCTTGTGTAAAACGACTTGTAGCCACCCTCGAGTATAACGACATCGGGGTAAGTTAAGAGTGGATATGAGTTTTGGTTTAATGTGCGATCGCATTTACGCAAGTGCTTTGCCATTAGTGGGCCTcgaaaaatggaaaattcACAATGGAATATgatcaattgttttttcttaaaaGATTGAGAAGCGGAAGAAGTGAATTTTGATGATACTGTAAAATTGTTTCCGTTTGGAAACATTTTCTGTTCTAGCGCCTCCTTAGTTGAGATGTTCTTGGCATTAATTAAATGGCCTCCCTCATATTCGTAATCAAATCGACAATCAATGATAATGTACTCGTCAAAATCTGTCGAATGTTGCCCAGAAAGTATTTTGTACATTTGCTCTCCGTTGATCCGAGGCAAAACATCTGACTCAATTGTAAATGTTTTTATGTTGGTATTCTTGAGGTGGGAATTATCCTCTTGGAGtttaaaattttcaatttcttgttGTGTTTGGCATACCGAATGAAATCGTCTCATGCTAGTTCTTGGATTCTGGATACCCATTTTGGCAGGATTATTCCTGGTTGGTGAGTTGGATGTGTTTTGTAGTCGTTGTGTGTGGAAAGATGAAGTTGATTTCATACGTAATGCTTGTTGGCTGGGTTTGCGTTGAATTGGAGACGCTATATTGATTGTGTCAAAAGTATCATCCCCATCATAATCggtttcatcatcatcttcatcttcttcttcttcttcttcttgttctgcttctttttcgtcGTCTTGTACTTCCTCgtcatttttgtttccgtTTCTATATTCGTTTCCATCTCCTTTTGAAATTCCATATTCATCTGCTTCGTCTATATCCCCAAATACTAGCGTATTATGTTCTtcactattattattattattattattattattattattattattatcagtATCATCATCAGTATCGCTGTTTGTATTATTCCCTGAGTCGACGGTCTTTGCAACCATGTGTAGATTAGAAAAAATTGTCAGTGACGATTTGGAAACAACCTCTGTCATTGATCTAGTgagttgttttgttttttgtcgTACTGAAGAAGAGAGTGATCTCAATGGTGTATTGGTAAGGTTGTTTGAATTATGCACATTCCCGAGTGATAACGATGTAATGGACGACTTTTTTTGTAGAAAGCGTCTGCGCGAGGTCAAAGACGTGTTGGGAAGTAATAATTTGTCTTGGTAGTTGGTActtatgttgttgttgttgttgttgtggtggtggtggtggtggttgttggtGAGATGGTGATAAGGgtcattatcatcaatattaTTGACGCTGCTGTGTGGTATAAACAGCGATGGTTTAATACCCTGCTTGACTGTTAAATTAATGTTTTCCTTATCCTCAACTAAAAAGTTCAAGTTGTCTTCGTTTTCGTCATCGGTGTATGAGCTTAGTGGCCTATCACGTTTCAATCGTAGTGGAGACATAGTTTTCTCTGTATTAACAGTTTGTGATGGTGATACAAGTGTAGTTGATGGTTTGTCTGTAGGCTGTATTTCTTGCTGTAAAGAATGCGACCCCATTGCGTCTCTGTGTTGTTGCGGGTGCTGTATCATATTGACATCTTCCAAGGATGCAAACTTTCTTGTCTCTAAT
It includes:
- the MIH1 gene encoding m-phase inducer phosphatase (BUSCO:EOG09262FE3) is translated as MFRKPRKFASLEDVNMIQHPQQHRDAMGSHSLQQEIQPTDKPSTTLVSPSQTVNTEKTMSPLRLKRDRPLSSYTDDENEDNLNFLVEDKENINLTVKQGIKPSSFIPHSSVNNIDDNDPYHHLTNNHHHHHHNNNNNNISTNYQDKLLLPNTSLTSRRRFLQKKSSITSLSLGNVHNSNNLTNTPLRSLSSSVRQKTKQLTRSMTEVVSKSSSTIFSNLHMVAKTVDSGNNTNSDTDDDTDNNNNNNNNNNNNNSEEHNTLVFGDIDEADEYGISKGDGNEYRNGNKNDEEVQDDEKEAEQEEEEEEDEDDDETDYDGDDTFDTINIASPIQRKPSQQALRMKSTSSFHTQRLQNTSNSPTRNNPAKMGIQNPRTSMRRFHSVCQTQQEIENFKLQEDNSHLKNTNIKTFTIESDVLPRINGEQMYKILSGQHSTDFDEYIIIDCRFDYEYEGGHLINAKNISTKEALEQKMFPNGNNFTVSSKFTSSASQSFKKKQLIIFHCEFSIFRGPLMAKHLRKCDRTLNQNSYPLLTYPDVVILEGGYKSFYTRYQGEFCEPRNYVEMKDLAYGKKCETSMHKVRKDSKFLTRAKSFNQFSMGDNGRGHNSAASFSLLSSSSEIWGGGSNSRVDGHPSHGRSNSYSNSKIIKRQKSWKVGGASANTSASASASASASTGVGTGVGNGSNVCGNGIGKSSSPFTSQFNSRLARANTFSFDQPMCSTSSNPFVSSPMSSPNMPNFSLSSESLTPPKPSNAHNSTSVNSPNGTDNFSSLNALTASANSTSSLKFNPFQPPQTSFRQHSSTSIFSHRKSVSSTVSVSSSSAVSLVSSPAMSSLQSGFNSGYNSGYNSTDSLALDNDTSDSDTAPTNFTHENEYFERAKPNRAKQSTNINNHGCSNGLSNASAPNPLSLSLKAGKTSNFQFPKRRSQLSLAPTNITMSNLHYTAPPLVSSPLTYQDEYSMNLTLNSSGGVGASGNIGEGAFTIRGEGKALGGIIDPINETPLDVDIPVLCEESEGEKDE